From a single Hypanus sabinus isolate sHypSab1 chromosome 7, sHypSab1.hap1, whole genome shotgun sequence genomic region:
- the LOC132397009 gene encoding P2Y purinoceptor 3-like yields the protein MYENVTSPPVENGSGQDPHHGTSNSCNNDESYKYVFLPVCYTYTCVLSLALNSIIICSILKRRKEWNCSLIYMFNLALTDFMYGLSLPFLIASYIMHDVWVFGAFTCRLVRFLFYFNLYCSIFFLTCISFHRYLGICHPMKTITMETKKTARVVCVLVWLVVLALTSPIFHFAKTATSNNVTNCWDDALDTEYPHYVPYGIILHSVGFFLPFSIIAWCYSRVIKTIFKTINNQQFKSAVPALDKRRKSIKTILTITLLFALCFLPFHVTKTIFLINKAVPDVACSTKRVVTICYKVTRPLASFNAWLNALLYFLTKDKWPQNCLKPKKDDDSKSSWNIFKPFNHMTSPA from the coding sequence ATGTACGAGAATGTCACAAGCCCGCCGGTTGAAAATGGGTCGGGCCAAGACCCCCACCATGGCACCTCCAACTCCTGTAACAACGACGAGTCCTACAAGTACGTCTTCCTGCCCGTGTGCTACACCTACACGTGCGTCCTCAGCCTGGCCCTCAACTCCATCATCATATGCAGCAtcctgaagaggcggaaggaatggAACTGCTCCCTGATCTACATGTTTAACCTGGCCTTGACGGACTTCATGTATGGCCTGTCACTGCCGTTTCTCATCGCCAGCTACATCATGCACGACGTCTGGGTTTTTGGCGCCTTCACCTGCCGCCTGGTCCGCTTCCTCTTTTACTTTAACCTCTATTGCAGTATCTTCTTTCTCACCTGCATCAGCTTTCACCGCTACCTGGGCATCTGCCACCCCATGAAGACCATCACCATGGAGACCAAGAAGACCGCCAGGGTGGTGTGCGTGCTGGTGTGGCTGGTGGTGCTGGCCCTCACCAGCCCCATCTTCCACTTTGCCAAGACGGCCACCTCCAACAACGTCACCAACTGCTGGGACGATGCCCTAGACACCGAGTACCCGCACTACGTCCCCTATGGGATCATCCTGCACTCAGTGGGCTTCTTCCTGCCCTTTTCCATCATTGCCTGGTGCTACTCTCGCGTGATAAAGACCATCTTCAAGACCATCAACAACCAGCAGTTCAAGTCAGCGGTGCCGGCCCTGGACAAGAGGCGCAAGTCCATCAAGACCATTCTCACTATCACCCTGCTCTTCGCCCTCTGCTTCCTGCCCTTCCACGTCACCAAGACCATCTTCCTCATCAACAAGGCAGTGCCCGACGTGGCCTGCTCCACCAAGCGGGTGGTCACCATCTGCTACAAGGTCACCAGGCCGCTGGCCAGTTTCAATGCTTGGCTCAACGCCCTGCTCTACTTCCTCACCAAGGACAAGTGGCCGCAGAACTGTCTGAAGCCCAAGAAGGACGATGACTCCAAATCCTCATGGAACATCTTCAAGCCCTTCAACCACATGACGTCGCcggcctga